In Oryza brachyantha chromosome 1, ObraRS2, whole genome shotgun sequence, the following are encoded in one genomic region:
- the LOC107304988 gene encoding uncharacterized protein LOC107304988 codes for MSCRTQLHSCKIFLSISIHLSQQPRYFNMEVSPSVLLPGDLLRSNKKYLEVQPPFMPHHPRPPAMPASIQQLPLTNPHLPQLTPDVESALLQQVLQLTPEQLSLLPVEQQQQVIQLQKMLSAGK; via the exons ATGTCTTGCAGGACCCAACTGCACAGCTGCAAAATTTTCCTCAGTATCAGCATTCATCTCAGCCAGCAGCCACGATATTTCAACATGGAAGTCAGCCCCTCAGTGCTTCTTCCaggagatttgctccggtccaacaaaaagtatctcgag GTTCAACCCCCATTCATGCCACATCACCCTAGGCCACCAGCTATGCCAGCAAGTATACAACAACTACCATTGACAAATCCACATCTTCCTCAG CTCACACCCGATGTTGAGTCGGCTCTTCTGCAGCAAGTCCTGCAATTGACACCCGAGCAGTTGAGTTTGTTGCCAGTAGAGCAACAGCAGCAGGTGATTCAGCTTCAAAAGATGCTCTCGGCTGGTAAATAG